CTGTGGAACAATCAAGCTGTCCAGTTCATAATAGGTTCGCTGACTGCATTTTGATTTACTTGTGTTGGCACAGCAAAGGAGGATATTTGACAGTTACTGCGGGTTCTTGCCAAGTTCTCGGTTAAATGATGACCGTCTTGATTATCACTTATAAAGTCCTTTCTTTCACTTGACCTAGTaatgattattattagtagatattttgagaaatgccttagtggttttgtgtccttttgGAACTCAAcgagggccagtgttgtttggttacatcttcttttgtgttctgcagaagaaagaaagtcatacatgaaCATTGAAATTACATAACAgggagttaatgatgacagaattttcattttaaggtgaaccatccctttaagtaatCTTTTTCATATCTTTTATAATGCTTTTCACAATACACGTTCTGAGCAGCTAACAAAAAATCATACATTACCATTCTTATTACATCTTAGAATCACTTATATTTTTGTCTGTAGACTTTTACACCCACATACACAATGTTGTACCGCAATGACATGAACAAAGGCTCCAATATTCAAAGATTTCAACTAGGGgtctcttaaagtgatagttcccccaaaaatgtaaattcagttattcaccctcttgtcatttcatacctgtataactttctttcttctgcaaaacacaaaagaagccccgttgttcagttaccaacattcttcttttgtgttctgcaatgatgtaaatgacagaattttaattttttggtgaactttcTCTTTAAAGAAACTTGAGACAGGCATGCAGAGAAAATAGACAGAGTCTGTAACATCTAACAAACAGATCTCACGTCACCCGTTTAACCGTGGTCAAGCCACACTGAGCAAGAGCCACAAAAATCACACCGGATCAGAGCTGAATTATTGATTGTTGGCATTCTGTCTAGGGAGCGACGGGGGGTGGCAACCCGGGGCGGTTCGAACCTGATGAAAGAAGGATGCACAGGATCTCATTTCCATGCATCTCTTTCTGTCTTATCACTGAAGCGTGAAATATTAACATGTTGCCAATGCCAGAATCACATCAAGAATGTGCTTTGTGTACTATGTTTTCAAATGCCATTTGAGAAATGAAGTGCTATGGGCACCTGCTTCAGGAAAGAAAGTGATAAATGGAAAGATATCAGAGCTGATTGGATCGTATGGAGAGATAAGGGATTGAAAGATGAAGATACAGAATAGACAAAAGGAACTGTGACAGACAGCACTAAAGCAATGCTGTGGGTATGAGATGCGTGGTGAGACAGAGAGGGAGGGGGTGAGGTTAAGTTTTCTGTGAGGCAGGTATATTCAAGTTGTAGACAGACTCTTGGTGTATAGTTGAAGTTGAAATGGGTCCTCAACTACACTTCAGCAGTACCTACGCAGAAGAATTCAGTTACCCGGCTCGGGGAAAACCCACCCAGCCCAGACTGTCTTCTGCGTATCGTAGGAACAACCCTCATCCGCGGCCGGTAAGAACCGAACTTTAGAGCTGTTTTAGGGTTGATCTTTAATCGGACCAACATTATCATGGGATGGTTCTGTGCAGGTTTAAATCATTCAGTGATGTTTTACGAATTGTTTTGTGTagtcgtgtgtgtgttatacagtatatcttagGATGTATCCACATTTACTGTCTaagacataattgtaaaaactctttttttgttgttgaaagaTTTCATGTGTAGTTTGCATCATTTCCGAGATATACGTTTGTAACCGCAaggaaattgacatttttgaaaattagtGATGACATGACTTTTTTTACTTCATGTGCATTAGCTTTGTGAACAATGCAATAATGCAAAATCTGTATTAGAAAGATATAGACTGTAAACAACAGGCAACATTTGTACCAAAACATGAATAATTCATCAGTCCAGAGCATTAGCCACCTGATTCTGCAAAACAACCCTACACGTGGGAGGCTTTGTACAAGTGGTTCTGGTTACACTGTGTTCTACTCTCACTgtgttagcaaaacaatctaACCTCCACTGGATCAGTGTTACAGGCTATTAAGTGCCACTTAACGTTGGTATTGGCATTCTTTTGCCACCCAGGACTTCCTGATGCCAAGACAGCTTCAGACTGGATATGGATCCCGGAGGCACTATCAGACCACGACTCCTACTTCATTTTTACCTCCAGTCAGACACATATCAGTCCAGTTtccaggtacaaatacttaaaCAAACTACTGTTGTTATtgcaggaaaaaaacaacattaggTTTGCATTACACAATAAAATTtttactaataaaaataaaaccattacaacattatatgtagtgtgttttgggccttaTTTCAGTAGGATTTAATGGGGTTCTATTTGTTCCCACCCACCAAAGTACGTCCCATCAATAGAACTCTACACATTACCAGTAAAGACCACATACTATTAGTTTTCATTAAATACAATTCTCATCATAACCATTAAATCTATTTTAActtatgtaatatttttatctaTAAAGTATTTTCCAGCATTTGATCCATCAAATCAGTGTGAATTCTTTCTCTAGTTTTATGCTATTGCTACGTATTCCTTGAATTGTTTTGTTTGGCAACAGCTCTGCTAATAAAATTGGACATAATAGAACAGATAaactatatacatatacagataCACTCAACTGCTACTTTTATCTCCTTGCTCTCCCTCTATTTTCTTGAAGATGTGCAGACAGGAGAGTCAATGCAGAGTTCTCAGAAAGACTCCAAAGCACGTGCCTCCACTGCAGTGTGCACACTGCCACCTGCTGGCTGGCATCTGAAACCACAGCGAACCGACATCCCACATTCATCCATTATAAACACTCAAGGGTAATACTTTTGCCATTGGttggtttaaattaaaatggtcTTTATATAATACTACTTTACTGTGTATTTTAAGTCTTTTTTTGATAGAACTATGGAatatatttagcatattttcatttcaggtgacaaaatatttttgtctacttCAGGAAATACTTAGGCAAAGATCATATAAGATCTCAGTATGACCAAAAGATGGATGTCATgccagctttaaaaaatataaaacatcaaGTTACTCATCATCACAGAAGATCACGCTCAAATTCCACACCTGACTGCAGGTATTTATTCCTAAAACCTCCAAAAAATCCGTAGACACCAGAGGAAAAAATTCGGAGCATGACTGTGTGTTAATGGATCTCAATGGCTGTGATTATAGgatacttttttaaaaataaagatgttttggTTTGCAGTAAAGGACACAGCTGCTTCCAAGTGGTGAAACCCTATAAAGTTGGACACTATATAATCCACCCGGAGTTCTTGTCAGAAGGAATGTGCTACTGAAAGCCACAGTGGGCATTTCCTTTATTGGTTACAGCTGTATTCACGATACGAGTTACGTGTTGTTCCTGTCTTGTAAATTATACATTTCTAACTATATTTTAATGACTGCAGAATTTGTATTATTGGCTGTAAATAACCTGTAATTAAAAGTTTTGGGTGTCATTATTTAATCTATCTATTAGTTttgtacacaaaaatacaattgtttGTACATATTAGTTTTTCCTTtacataattatgtatattatgaaaatgttaatttatgaaTTTGTCGTCACCGTACATTAGCTGTAGTTGCTATGGTATTTTAGTATTTGGTATTTTAGCTGTTTAACAACAACCAGAAGAAAGAGTCGCAAACCTTCCTGAAATCCTTGCGCGTTCCCTTTCAAAGCGCGAAAAACTCCATTTCCCAGAGTTCCGCAGTCTAAGTCTGTGTGGAAACTCCTCCCATTACAAGAGAGAGTTCAGCGTCTTGGATTGTAGAGACAGAGTATGTCAACACACACTATTAAATCAAGATTACTCGAGCTGGTAAGTCTTTTATCTCGTCtaactaaaatatttaaagatttaaaCAGCCGATTTGTGGTCATTTTAGGCTACCCCAGTTAAACCCTGCGTTCCTTTACACTAACGTTAGTCTTTCCCTCTGTTGATAGATCAGACCACTCCGTGCTGTCTCGTGTTTCATGTGATAAATTACTAAACTCTTTTATATTGTTTCATAATCATGTGTTCCTTTACCTCCCAAAACTAAGTTGCCTTAGGCTTAGAGTAGACCAATCGTTTATTGACGCTAACTTAACTTGTATGGCTTCACACTTTGATCGATCAATACAATATCTTTGTGTCAATGGTGTCTACATGTTTCAAAACAAACAGCACGCAAGTTTTTCATTGCTGTGTCTATTTTAGTACAACTTCTGTCATCCAAGCTGATGTTTAAACTATCTGACCTATTTTTCTGACCATATTTGTACTCTTGTGCTCTTTGAGCCCCTATCTAGTAAACACTACGGGTGCGAAAAGACCTAGAAGCCTTTTTCTTTTAGTCACATGTTCTGGATCAGCGAAAATGTCGTTTACTCGTGAACACGATTGCTTTATCTCTCCAAACATTGTAGTATTAAACAAACGTCTACTACTGCGGTTGTTTTACGTTAGtatgaaaatgcatttaaatgtgaatttgCATGGCAAAGTGCCCTTGATATGCTTCCCTTTGCTGTCCAGTGTTCACAGTTTTATGCATGACTATTGCTTAACTTTTCAAGGGCCTCTTTTATGCAAGAACAAATGTCGTGGTGAAGTCATATGAATCTATAACTTAAATTTATCGGGCAGCTGTACCGGATAACTGTGCTTTACAAAGTATAAAAACAGAATAAGAGGGATCCTGTGCAACTGCAGTTCTGCTTTAGACTTCTTCTTTAGTAGTAAGCATAATACACTGACTGCTTTTTATTTAGTCTGTCTGAAGGCATTTTGCCACTTTCAAAGTTTTGCAGGTGGTCTTGTGTTTTTCTCTGGAACATTTAGTCCGCACAGTGCCACACTGAGAAACTTGGCAGCATGCAGGAACTGGTTTTGTTAACACCTTTACACCCTTGCAGACCAATTCAGAGCGATAACAAAGCTGGATGCATTCAGATAAATAATGCATGAGAAGTAAATGCTTATTTGTACTTGACTAACATTTCCTGGCACTTTTCCCTCCCCAGGTGCATAAAGGATAATGCCAAGGAAGAGGCCACAGTGAGAGAAAACATGGATATAAGACTCAACTTTACTTGTGTTTAGCAAAAAATCCTCTGTGGGTGTTTTGCAAAGGTCAGCTAACCAATTACATTTTACCTTCATTCatccattttaataataaaacagaatcTCGTACTACTGTAACTGAAGTTGAGAATAAAAAAGCAAGATGTACCAAGTAGTCCCAGGAGGAGCCGGGGGAACAATTACCGATGGCGTGCCCATTAAAAAGATGGACAAAGACAGTCGCCCTCTAGTGGGGGCTGGAGTTATTGGGGTAATTCTGGTTATTGCGGCTGTGACCGCATGGTGTTATTATATCGCCTCCCTTCGTAAAGCCGACTTACTGAAGACGGAATTACTCGATCTGAATAAGGATGGATTTCTTATTCGCAACCAGGCTGGTGGGATTGTGCTGAAGATGGGATTCAGGTCAGTCTGCACGATGTCTAAAGTATATGTCAGAATGATGATGACAACTGCGagacccattgacttgcactggttttgtgtccttacgttagaagtcaatgggtatcgctgttgttcggttaccaacatttttttagaatatcttcttttgtgttctgtggaagaaagaaagtcatacaggtttgaaatgacaagagaatgagtaaatgatgacagaattttcatttttgggtgaactatccatttaagggtttggaacaacattttGTTGGGTCTGTACAGTTTATTGTAACAataatacatacatttatttcaacgtttgattttaaggACCTTTTTGTATGTCCAATGCCATTTGTTCTCAAATCTGAGTCCTGATTTAAAACTATGCAATGATAACTTGGTTTAGTAGTAATAGTCTCTCTATTTCTTCTTATAGCGTTTTTTTGATCTGTTTATGATCTGCTTTCTTCAGGTCCGGCACACTTGATCTTGACTCCTGTTCTAAGGAGGGAGTGATCCTACGTTGCTCTCGCTCATTTGCCGGAAAGGTCAACTTCTTCATCATGACCGTGAAACCAAAAGAGACCGTGATGTGTTATCGTGTGCGCTGGGAGGAGCTAGAATCCGATCGCCCCGTGGAACATGCCATGTCCTACAATGAATCACATTGGTACGGTGGTGCTGAGACTGCAGTTCAACATTGGCCAATTGCCATCTCAGGACAGCAGGCACCCAAACCTTTTGTCACCAGCGACGTGTACTCCAATCGCAACGACTTCGGCGGCATTCTGGAGCGCTACTGGCTCTCCTCCAATGCTACGGCCATTAAGATCAACGACTCTGTGCCCTTCCATCTGGGTTGGAATGATACAGAGAAAACCATGTACTTCCAGGCACGATATCAAGACAGTCCATATAAACCTGCACCTGGCCGGCCTCCGTACGCTGAACTGAGCTACCGAGTCTGCGTGGGCCCGGATGTGACCTCCATCCACAAAGTCATGGTTCGCAGATACTTCCCCAAACCGAACAAAGTGCCTGCTAAAGAAATGTTCAGGCACCCTATATGGTCCACGTGGGCTTTACATAAAACCAACATCAGCCAAGAAAAGCTTTTGAGTTATGCGGAGAATATCCGCAAGCACGGTTTTAACTGTAGCCACCTTGAACTTGATGATCGCTACACTAAACAATATGGAGAGTTTGAGTTTGACCAACAGAAATTTCCAAACGCTTCTGCCATGTTTCAAAAGCTCAAAGCAGACGGCTTGTTGATATCTTTGTGGACACACCCTTTTGTGAATTACGATTCGTCGAATTTCGGACAATGCGTAGAGAAAGGCCTGCTCGTAATGGAGCCAACAGGTCAACTTCCTGCACTTGTTAAGTGGTGGAACGGCATCGGAGGAATTCTCGACTTCACCAATCCTGATGCTCGAAACTGGTTTTTGTCGCAGCTACGTTCCTTACGCTCCAAATATGGGGTTTCCTCCTTCAAGCTGGATGCCGGCGAGACCAACTACCTCCCTTGGCAGTTCAGAACCCGAGCCCACCTCCCCGACCCCAGCACGTTTACGCGACGGTACACGGAGATGGCAATCCCCTTCAACGAGCGTGCCGAGCTTCGATCCGGCTACGGCTCTCAGAACATCTCTTGTTTTTTCCGTCTCAATGACCGGGACTCCGTTTGGGGCTACGAGCTGGGTCTAAAGTCCCTGATCCCGACTGTTCTCACCATCAGCATCCTAGGTTACCAGTTCATCCTGCCCGACATGATCGGAGGCAACGCCTATCCGAACCGTACCGATGGGAATGGTAGACTGCCAGACCGTGAGCTCTACATCCGTTGGCTGGAGCTGTCTGCTTTCATGCCCTCCATGCAGTTTTCCATCCCTCCATGGGAGTATGATGAAGAGGTGGTGGCTATTGCTCAAAAGTTCACAGAGCTGCACGAGACGCTGGTGGCACCGAGGGTTATCGAGCTGGCTGGAGAAGTTCTGGACACCGGAGATCCCATAATTCGCCCGTTGTGGTGGATTGCCACCAGCGATGAGACTGCGTATCGAGTTGACTCGCAATTTCTGATAGGAGATGATTTGATGGTGGCGCCGGTTCTGGAACCTGGCAAGCAGGAAAGAGATATCTACCTGCCGGCCGGACGCTGGAAAAGTTACAAAGGAGAACGATACGATAACAAAGAGCCGATACATCTGACGGACTATCCGGTGGATCTCGACGAACTTGCGTATTTCGAATGGGTTCAATAAGACTTTGGAGGGGAGCGTCTTGTGTTTAGTGCATGTCTTCCATTTTAAGCTTGATGATGCTTTGTTTCAGGGGTTTTCCTGACATTTCCTGCCACTGGTCAGGTAAACTGACTATATGGTTAGGTGACGGATGTGTTGAATTGCTGTGACAGGCAATTTTGCACAATGGACGTTTAATGTTCCTCAtgttctctcttctgcttttttaaaaagggaaatttgatcattactgtatatactgtaagccTTCGTGTCTTACTAGGTGATAAATGCTGTCTAATGTTCTCTGTAGAGCTACTTGATGTCTATGGAATGTATGAATTTGCAAAtacgtttaaaatataaatgtacagcttttttgctttttatcaATAACCATATGCAGTGCAGTTAAGgttcatccaaaaaaaaaacaattctgtcaccatttatttacccttatgttgttcaaaacctgtatatgactcttttgtttgtggaacacaaaagacaatattttgagaaatgtcttagtggttttgtgttcatacaatggaattcAACGGGGCCCCAAATTGTTTGGTAACcaactttaaaatatcttcttttgtgttctgtggaagaaagaatgtcattcaggtttgaaatgacacaagggtgaaaaaaaatatatatatatatatatatatatgtatatatgaggaattttcattttaaagaattgaagaaattaaaaattttcatttttgggtgaactatccctttaagttagaCAGTGCATGCGGCAAAATCGAGCATTATTATCAGCATGATCCTGACATTATCAGATTTAATGTCTGCTTTGGAAATGCCCAAAGTCTTTTTTGTAACTCCACTGCTGTACTTTTTCATCATACAGTGCCAAAAAACATCACCCAGAGGCCTTGTTTCAAGCATTACTGCCACATTTCTTGTCCCATGTAAACCcgtatttgttttgtattaatctcatcttgattgttttgctttgctGCATAATTTTTGTGGGTTTCGCAGTGATGGCACAACAGTAACAGCTCGGTCAGGTAATCTTTATCAGATTAATTTTTTGCTGTGTAAGGGGTCACCTTTTTGTGTCGTTTAACGCCCTTCCAGCTCGCCACCAATCGACTCGCACCGCGAGCTTTCTCTAATCTACGACCTTCGAGTTTATTTTTAGCTCTTCCCACACAACTGCGAAAGTGCACTCATCCACTCCGTAACAGTGACTGGATCTGTCACACAATGTGTCTTTTCtgaaagcagctttacaaaGATGTGTGCCAACTATTATCCAACACATGGGTACCTCAAATAACAGTTTGTGGTGTGTTGCTTTGTGGTATTTTACTAACTTGTGAATAA
The Triplophysa rosa linkage group LG19, Trosa_1v2, whole genome shotgun sequence genome window above contains:
- the LOC130569863 gene encoding uncharacterized protein LOC130569863, with protein sequence MGPQLHFSSTYAEEFSYPARGKPTQPRLSSAYRRNNPHPRPDFLMPRQLQTGYGSRRHYQTTTPTSFLPPVRHISVQFPDVQTGESMQSSQKDSKARASTAVCTLPPAGWHLKPQRTDIPHSSIINTQGKYLGKDHIRSQYDQKMDVMPALKNIKHQVTHHHRRSRSNSTPDCSKGHSCFQVVKPYKVGHYIIHPEFLSEGMCY
- the myorg gene encoding myogenesis-regulating glycosidase, whose amino-acid sequence is MYQVVPGGAGGTITDGVPIKKMDKDSRPLVGAGVIGVILVIAAVTAWCYYIASLRKADLLKTELLDLNKDGFLIRNQAGGIVLKMGFRSGTLDLDSCSKEGVILRCSRSFAGKVNFFIMTVKPKETVMCYRVRWEELESDRPVEHAMSYNESHWYGGAETAVQHWPIAISGQQAPKPFVTSDVYSNRNDFGGILERYWLSSNATAIKINDSVPFHLGWNDTEKTMYFQARYQDSPYKPAPGRPPYAELSYRVCVGPDVTSIHKVMVRRYFPKPNKVPAKEMFRHPIWSTWALHKTNISQEKLLSYAENIRKHGFNCSHLELDDRYTKQYGEFEFDQQKFPNASAMFQKLKADGLLISLWTHPFVNYDSSNFGQCVEKGLLVMEPTGQLPALVKWWNGIGGILDFTNPDARNWFLSQLRSLRSKYGVSSFKLDAGETNYLPWQFRTRAHLPDPSTFTRRYTEMAIPFNERAELRSGYGSQNISCFFRLNDRDSVWGYELGLKSLIPTVLTISILGYQFILPDMIGGNAYPNRTDGNGRLPDRELYIRWLELSAFMPSMQFSIPPWEYDEEVVAIAQKFTELHETLVAPRVIELAGEVLDTGDPIIRPLWWIATSDETAYRVDSQFLIGDDLMVAPVLEPGKQERDIYLPAGRWKSYKGERYDNKEPIHLTDYPVDLDELAYFEWVQ